The sequence TGCTGTCCACCAGTGGCCGGAGCCGGAACCTCCTCCAGGCGGCGCAGGCCGCCCACCAGGTCGGCCTGCGTTGCTGGGCGCTGACCGGACCCGCCCCCAATCCGCTGGCCGACCTCTGCCACGAGACCCTCGCCGTCCCCGCGCCGGACGGGCAGATCGTCCAGGAACTGCACCTGGTCACCAGTCACCTGCTCTGCGAGTACGCCGAGCAGGCGCTGCCGGTGGTCCTGGCCGCCACCGCAGGCACGACGGACAGGCCGCCGGTGGCAGGGACGCCGTTGACCGGCCTGGAAGCCGAGGTGCCGTCCGACCTTCCAGCCGCCGGGCCGGTACGGACCGGGGTCGAGGTGGTCCCGGAGGGCGGGCAGCAGGTCGAGGGATTGAGGAGGTAAGTGTGAGGGGACCTCTGGTGGTGGTCGGCGACACCCTGCTCGACCGGGACGTGGAGGGGGCGGTGAACCGGCTCTGCCCGGACTCGCCGGTGCCGGTGCTCGACGAGACCTCGTCCACCGACCGGCCCGGCGGTGCCGGCCTGGCCGCGATGTTCGCGGCGGCTGCGCCGGATACCGAGGTCGTCCTGGTGACCGCCCTGGCCGACGATGCCGGCGCCGCGCGGCTCAGCTCGCTTCTCGCCGCGGCCGGAGTGCAGGTGTATGCCCTCGGGCTGGCCGGTGGGACTCCGGAGAAGGTCCGACTGCGGTCGCAGGGCCGGGTCCTGCTGCGCCATGACCGCGGTGGTGCTGTCGGTGAGCCCGGCCCTCCGGCTGAGGCGGTGCTGCGGGTCATCGCCGGGGCCGCCACGGTGCTGGTCAGTGACTATGGCCGCGGAGTCGCCGGGCAGCCCGCACTGCGGGCGGCGCTGGCCGGCACCCGGGCGCCGGTGGTCTGGGATCCGCATCCCCGGGGGCCGGCCGCGCTGCCCGGGGTGCACCTGGCCACGCCCAACGAGTCCGAGGTGCGGGAACTGGCGAAGGTGCCGCCGGGCGAGACTCGGCTGGTGACTGCGTCGCGGGGGGCGCTGGAGTTGCGTCAGCGGTGGCGGGCCCGGGCCGTCGCGGTGACGATGGGCGGCGATGGCGCGCTCCTCTGCCACGCCGGGACGACGCCGCTGATCGTGCCCGCGGTTTCCACAGCGGACGGTGATACCTGCGGTGCGGGG comes from Salinispora tropica CNB-440 and encodes:
- a CDS encoding D-sedoheptulose-7-phosphate isomerase, with product MTPARSLLEEHLAGLAAALPSYRRAARRLPAWGAELARTVAGGGRLLVAGNGGSAAEAQHLTAELVGKLRTDRQPFSAIALHAETSALTAIGNDYGYDQVFARQVHAHGRPGDILLLLSTSGRSRNLLQAAQAAHQVGLRCWALTGPAPNPLADLCHETLAVPAPDGQIVQELHLVTSHLLCEYAEQALPVVLAATAGTTDRPPVAGTPLTGLEAEVPSDLPAAGPVRTGVEVVPEGGQQVEGLRR
- a CDS encoding PfkB family carbohydrate kinase produces the protein MRGPLVVVGDTLLDRDVEGAVNRLCPDSPVPVLDETSSTDRPGGAGLAAMFAAAAPDTEVVLVTALADDAGAARLSSLLAAAGVQVYALGLAGGTPEKVRLRSQGRVLLRHDRGGAVGEPGPPAEAVLRVIAGAATVLVSDYGRGVAGQPALRAALAGTRAPVVWDPHPRGPAALPGVHLATPNESEVRELAKVPPGETRLVTASRGALELRQRWRARAVAVTMGGDGALLCHAGTTPLIVPAVSTADGDTCGAGDRFAATAAIALAQGALVSEAVQEAVAEACAYVAGGGVASMLPPPVGPLPSVVPGVPAERVGVAAAATVVSEVRAAGGTVVATGGCFDLLHAGHVATLQAARQLGDCLVVCLNSDASVAALKGPDRPVMPQGDRSRLLAALSCVDAVMVFDDPTPQAALTWLRPDIWVKGGDYATGGGESVLPEADLVRRWGGHTVVVPYLDGRSTTEMIAAAHQRGRASTSASTAVLRPDPPAGVATRPHRSAGIR